One Haloarchaeobius amylolyticus DNA window includes the following coding sequences:
- a CDS encoding DEAD/DEAH box helicase, with amino-acid sequence MSSDASTADLQTIDRAWQTFREKRAVYQQVEDSVVDAVTDECQRKINAGNYDGTAALSVIYEAFVDEHCNPDSEFVTEVLQSDELVVDTIDLGEETIARELFQRLIEQLVEDGQLLYVGTRQEVRTHVAEMARYFALIRQRIRKDAHYSFTPNLVKMVKMASADRKQPIMGREEPEATRFRGPIRKINERVRDESVDGAWELVDAAGPDWRNLVHETMETMSEFFDDGLTEDFDSLAAYQARAFKDLYLDAVTAESEQSRSHVVTASTGGGKTEAFLFPTLAYCLTAEKANISGNKALLTYPRRDLCNNQFERAFDYITELNRLEGALDASFEDAPLTLSIQHSSRRQVTLDCPHCDGELSVPDEYKEKHFECSADSSHTVEYVTVDRAASADVIVTTQNSLHRRMMDNYGREAFWDHPYPTKFLVLDEVHIYTDQAGMNVSNVVRRFKQALRKKASQQSPTLVASSATINNAEDFTRRIFDTKEAVRINPTDEEQDTLSREHFLFVKATDPREVRIPVGDSMYEPSEDWSEVSQSTATNLSCMIQIAFAFFHTMRKERAGDRPGLDDNKDRVLGFVDSIDSVSRLGGYVQEAENDGLYKFRMPDAILGDRGNNPDCPRDLFRGATDDEYEETAVCESMPPNPNVNPCPVYQDGECWWTMRDREMDLEEMTVAIHKSGRTKRAGSEAPAGDDWDQLITTSALEVGFDHASIIGTFQYRAPRNVPGFLQRKGRGGRDARDEPITVVVLGSTPTDSYYFHHSNYLSDPSDKHLEIPLDENNRFIRAEHMTASLLDYFNVTDRVDAQRLFSGTQSATGPDIGYLRQMFEKHRQELSIWLSQTFGDDSDEIEEVLAQFERYLDYLDEEIDDTSEEAYWEFFARMVESGGESALQEIDEQIEKVGDGR; translated from the coding sequence ATGAGTTCTGACGCCTCAACTGCCGACCTGCAGACTATCGACCGTGCCTGGCAGACGTTCCGTGAGAAACGGGCTGTGTACCAACAAGTAGAGGACAGCGTCGTGGATGCGGTCACGGACGAGTGCCAGAGAAAAATCAATGCGGGCAACTACGACGGCACGGCGGCACTCTCAGTGATCTACGAAGCGTTCGTCGACGAACACTGTAATCCCGACAGTGAATTCGTGACCGAGGTTTTGCAATCCGATGAACTCGTGGTTGACACCATCGACCTGGGTGAAGAAACAATCGCGCGCGAGCTATTCCAGCGGCTTATCGAACAGCTCGTTGAAGACGGTCAACTATTGTACGTCGGGACCCGGCAGGAGGTCAGGACCCACGTCGCAGAGATGGCACGGTACTTCGCGCTCATCAGGCAGCGCATCAGAAAGGACGCGCACTACTCGTTCACGCCTAACCTCGTCAAGATGGTCAAGATGGCGTCTGCCGACCGCAAGCAGCCGATTATGGGTCGGGAAGAACCCGAGGCCACCCGCTTCAGGGGACCAATCCGGAAGATCAACGAACGTGTACGCGACGAGTCTGTCGACGGTGCGTGGGAACTCGTTGATGCTGCTGGGCCGGATTGGCGCAACCTCGTCCACGAAACGATGGAGACGATGAGTGAGTTCTTCGACGACGGTCTGACGGAGGACTTCGATTCGCTAGCCGCGTATCAGGCACGTGCGTTCAAAGACCTGTATCTTGATGCCGTCACTGCCGAATCGGAGCAGTCCCGCTCACACGTCGTCACTGCCAGTACTGGGGGAGGCAAGACCGAGGCGTTCCTCTTCCCAACGCTGGCATACTGTCTCACTGCAGAGAAAGCTAACATCAGTGGGAACAAGGCACTGCTTACCTACCCGCGCCGGGACCTCTGTAACAACCAGTTCGAGCGTGCGTTCGACTACATTACCGAGCTGAACCGGCTAGAGGGGGCACTCGATGCGTCCTTCGAGGATGCACCGCTGACCCTTAGCATCCAGCACAGTAGCCGGCGGCAGGTCACCCTCGACTGTCCTCACTGCGACGGCGAGCTTTCGGTTCCTGACGAATACAAAGAAAAGCACTTCGAATGCTCTGCGGATAGTTCACACACTGTCGAGTACGTCACCGTGGACCGAGCAGCATCGGCTGATGTCATCGTGACCACTCAGAACTCGCTTCACCGACGCATGATGGACAACTACGGTCGTGAAGCGTTCTGGGACCACCCGTACCCGACAAAGTTTCTTGTCCTAGACGAGGTCCACATCTACACGGACCAGGCCGGAATGAACGTCTCGAACGTGGTGCGGCGGTTCAAGCAAGCACTCCGAAAGAAGGCCTCACAGCAATCCCCGACTCTGGTCGCATCCAGTGCAACCATTAACAACGCCGAGGATTTCACTCGACGTATCTTCGACACGAAAGAAGCAGTCCGAATCAACCCGACTGATGAAGAACAGGATACACTCAGTCGTGAGCACTTCCTCTTCGTGAAAGCGACGGACCCTCGCGAGGTCCGGATTCCGGTCGGCGATTCAATGTACGAACCGAGCGAGGACTGGAGCGAGGTGAGCCAGTCGACAGCAACGAACCTCTCGTGCATGATCCAGATTGCGTTCGCGTTCTTCCATACGATGCGAAAAGAACGCGCAGGGGACCGTCCCGGACTCGACGACAACAAGGACCGGGTGCTCGGGTTCGTCGACTCTATCGACTCTGTGAGTCGACTCGGTGGGTATGTACAAGAAGCCGAGAACGATGGCCTGTACAAGTTTCGGATGCCCGACGCGATTCTCGGGGACCGCGGCAACAACCCAGACTGTCCACGCGATCTGTTCCGGGGCGCTACCGACGACGAGTACGAGGAAACTGCTGTCTGCGAGTCGATGCCGCCGAACCCGAACGTCAATCCCTGCCCAGTCTACCAGGATGGAGAGTGTTGGTGGACGATGCGAGACCGGGAGATGGACCTGGAGGAGATGACTGTCGCGATCCACAAGAGTGGCCGAACGAAACGAGCAGGCTCGGAAGCCCCCGCAGGAGACGACTGGGACCAGCTCATCACGACGAGCGCGCTCGAGGTTGGTTTCGACCACGCGAGCATCATCGGAACGTTCCAGTACCGTGCACCCCGGAACGTTCCCGGGTTTCTTCAGCGGAAAGGGCGGGGCGGGCGCGACGCGCGTGACGAACCGATCACTGTTGTCGTGCTCGGCTCGACCCCGACCGACTCCTACTATTTCCACCACTCGAACTATCTTAGTGACCCAAGCGACAAGCACCTTGAAATTCCGCTCGACGAGAACAACCGATTCATTCGGGCGGAGCACATGACTGCGTCATTGCTGGACTATTTCAACGTCACTGACAGAGTCGACGCACAACGGTTGTTCAGCGGCACCCAGAGCGCGACAGGGCCTGACATCGGGTATCTGCGCCAGATGTTCGAAAAGCATCGACAAGAACTCTCGATCTGGCTTTCGCAGACATTCGGGGACGATTCGGATGAAATCGAGGAAGTGCTCGCCCAGTTCGAGCGGTATCTCGACTATCTCGATGAGGAAATCGACGACACCTCCGAGGAAGCTTACTGGGAGTTCTTCGCACGGATGGTCGAGTCCGGAGGCGAGTCTGCATTGCAGGAAATCGACGAGCAGATCGAGAAGGTGGGTGATGGTCGATGA
- a CDS encoding PD-(D/E)XK nuclease family protein produces the protein MITSLSTVLEEVGESPGDEQTIRCRVQSQPLPGETGGKKTVYHIDDPYHDTDEEVFLSFWTEESTAHATLERTAPYVLSTLDIPTGEDLEHGGQEGGSLQRGEELLVRAIPNRRQSDGALYLNVTSFVIRTPDKLISKSKLRTQDRCPREYYLRYVKQVYPGDKFDSGTSDKINRFRGDAIHKAVELGLQNHEDRFRARSWTEEDIEEFCESMFDSEFGFRQALLIIAGAGLDVKEHVKEAVSKLFQNEEFCERIDAAESIDAERFLSQEFGYAGRVDIILDDVPLDIKTTRNPSQDLVEKHSRQVKLYLFGLLMERIEPGASFNEAISNGLSGEIVYPNTPDDSVRFEEVTLTMDDVEAFLTARNDVIATGDAFAPPSTYNRDCEGCAFARDEWLSGPDDALPPACTYHCQNERRWPCYDTTGELTSECSLFDSCDQRTQYRIPDVIDHYESVRTAFRAEESARKSAKRIVDKLDDDVLSEAGYLLSELECVGATAAGTVIRFTSANPVVPAFEPGDVVELERPSVDVRGRAVFYGVTDGEYLFGPLDDSVSLAQFLGDGAPARARYTFSVESVQDRYLPYLDFAQRRNEGEPRQTTRDDETTQGVPETVDPASLPEYLDREQVFVDVPVSTNRHESIAEIVRSLVTAPHPLLDEETTIPDSECRTLVLGTRPELVESAVAGQPAGDHYRLDGTGGDRTIQNDDGYHQIQTRLLDSRSIVSTVQQATSKAGPGGIREFFHRLQTAPFSDREHTSNFFDSLVILGAERLTEPEYEFLSDIADRVIAVGDVRRTGPDILSSAAAGANLDGYFETEFERYRSFPTSDAVSLQISGEAPPALRQFYRDGPWEALDGDLAFLSVQGDEETVLETVELESTVPAASGSGKRLVFDVTDTPLSPMAAHELFENRIELDATALQSESVVVLDDESLYLESKTPLDGGTPSHHSVVVRAVAAELPQFSRALLSNSIAERIVAEVVDQRDPDVVVTPFERHATGIKRELMERGMDVPVKRPESLDGTIVDHAVVSFATANDTGIVRPPLDDAAVLYSMLSSGRNLTMVGNGPTLRSKDVFDRLIDTAESYRE, from the coding sequence ATGATCACGTCGTTATCGACAGTTCTAGAGGAAGTCGGCGAATCGCCAGGAGACGAACAGACTATCCGGTGCCGTGTCCAGAGCCAGCCACTCCCGGGTGAAACTGGTGGAAAGAAGACGGTTTACCATATCGACGATCCGTACCACGACACCGATGAGGAGGTTTTCCTCTCGTTCTGGACCGAAGAATCGACTGCACACGCTACCCTCGAACGGACGGCACCCTACGTCCTCTCGACGCTTGATATCCCAACTGGTGAAGACCTCGAACACGGCGGTCAAGAGGGTGGGTCTCTTCAGCGAGGTGAAGAACTCCTCGTGCGAGCAATTCCGAACCGGCGCCAGAGCGATGGCGCACTGTATCTGAACGTGACGTCGTTCGTCATTCGGACACCAGATAAACTCATCAGCAAGAGCAAACTCCGGACGCAAGACCGCTGTCCACGGGAATACTACCTTCGATACGTCAAGCAGGTGTACCCTGGAGACAAGTTCGATTCGGGGACCAGTGACAAAATAAATCGGTTTCGTGGAGATGCAATCCACAAAGCTGTAGAACTGGGATTACAGAACCACGAAGACAGGTTCCGTGCCAGGTCGTGGACCGAGGAGGACATCGAAGAGTTCTGCGAGTCGATGTTCGACTCGGAGTTCGGGTTCAGACAGGCGTTGCTAATCATAGCTGGGGCCGGGCTAGACGTCAAGGAGCACGTCAAGGAGGCAGTGTCCAAATTGTTCCAGAACGAAGAGTTCTGTGAGCGTATCGACGCCGCTGAGTCCATTGATGCCGAACGATTCCTCTCGCAGGAGTTCGGCTATGCGGGGAGAGTCGACATCATCCTTGACGACGTTCCGCTCGATATCAAGACGACACGGAACCCGAGTCAAGACCTCGTCGAGAAACATAGTCGGCAGGTGAAACTCTACTTGTTCGGCCTCCTCATGGAACGTATCGAGCCAGGGGCCTCGTTCAACGAGGCGATTTCGAACGGGCTCTCGGGAGAAATCGTCTATCCGAACACACCAGACGATTCGGTTCGGTTCGAAGAAGTTACTCTCACCATGGACGATGTCGAAGCGTTTCTGACCGCCCGAAACGATGTCATCGCGACTGGTGATGCTTTCGCGCCGCCGTCGACGTACAATCGAGACTGCGAGGGTTGTGCGTTCGCGAGAGATGAGTGGCTGTCAGGCCCGGATGATGCACTCCCCCCCGCGTGCACGTACCACTGTCAGAACGAACGCCGATGGCCATGCTACGATACGACCGGCGAACTCACCTCCGAGTGTTCACTGTTCGACTCGTGCGACCAGCGGACCCAATACCGAATTCCGGATGTGATCGACCATTACGAGAGCGTTCGAACCGCGTTCCGTGCTGAGGAATCCGCCCGGAAAAGCGCGAAACGCATTGTGGATAAACTCGACGACGATGTCCTCTCCGAAGCTGGGTACCTACTCTCCGAATTGGAATGCGTCGGAGCAACAGCTGCGGGCACAGTGATTCGATTCACGTCTGCAAACCCAGTTGTCCCGGCATTCGAGCCTGGAGATGTGGTCGAACTCGAGCGTCCATCCGTGGATGTACGGGGAAGAGCAGTGTTCTACGGGGTGACCGACGGCGAGTATCTGTTCGGGCCGCTGGATGACAGCGTCAGTCTCGCCCAATTCCTCGGGGACGGAGCTCCTGCGAGAGCCCGATATACGTTCAGCGTGGAGTCGGTACAGGACCGGTACTTACCATACCTCGACTTTGCGCAACGGCGGAACGAAGGGGAACCGAGACAGACGACGCGAGACGACGAAACCACCCAGGGCGTCCCAGAGACAGTCGACCCCGCCTCTCTCCCAGAGTATCTGGACCGCGAACAGGTGTTCGTCGACGTGCCGGTCAGCACGAACCGGCACGAATCCATCGCAGAGATCGTCCGGTCACTGGTCACTGCCCCACACCCCCTTCTCGATGAAGAAACGACTATCCCTGATAGCGAGTGTCGGACTCTCGTCCTCGGAACGCGTCCCGAACTGGTCGAAAGTGCCGTTGCCGGTCAACCTGCTGGTGATCACTACAGACTGGACGGTACCGGCGGAGACAGAACCATCCAGAACGACGATGGCTATCACCAGATCCAGACTCGTCTCCTGGATTCGCGCTCGATAGTTTCGACCGTACAACAGGCGACGAGCAAGGCCGGGCCCGGAGGCATCCGCGAGTTCTTCCACCGACTGCAGACCGCTCCATTCAGCGACCGTGAGCACACGTCGAACTTTTTCGACTCGCTGGTCATCCTCGGCGCCGAGCGCCTCACAGAACCCGAGTACGAATTCCTGTCTGATATCGCAGACCGGGTGATTGCTGTTGGCGACGTTCGCCGTACCGGTCCCGACATTCTCAGCAGTGCCGCGGCAGGCGCGAACCTGGACGGCTACTTCGAGACCGAGTTCGAACGATACAGGTCGTTCCCCACGAGCGATGCCGTCAGTCTCCAGATCTCAGGCGAGGCACCACCCGCTCTCCGACAGTTCTATCGTGACGGACCGTGGGAGGCCCTCGATGGTGACCTTGCGTTCCTGAGCGTTCAGGGTGACGAAGAGACCGTGCTCGAGACCGTCGAACTCGAGTCGACCGTGCCAGCTGCGAGCGGTTCTGGCAAACGACTCGTGTTCGACGTCACGGACACGCCATTATCACCGATGGCTGCACACGAATTATTCGAGAATCGAATCGAACTTGATGCGACCGCACTACAGTCAGAGTCGGTCGTCGTCCTCGACGACGAGAGCCTCTACCTTGAGTCGAAAACCCCACTCGATGGTGGCACTCCGTCCCACCACAGCGTCGTCGTTCGCGCCGTTGCAGCGGAGCTTCCACAGTTCAGTCGCGCATTACTCTCGAACAGCATCGCTGAGCGGATCGTCGCAGAGGTCGTCGACCAGAGAGATCCGGATGTAGTTGTCACCCCCTTCGAGCGCCACGCCACCGGAATCAAACGGGAACTCATGGAGCGTGGAATGGACGTCCCGGTCAAACGGCCCGAGTCTCTCGACGGGACGATAGTTGACCATGCAGTGGTTAGTTTTGCGACTGCGAATGATACTGGGATAGTGCGCCCCCCACTCGACGATGCGGCCGTTCTCTACTCTATGCTCTCGAGTGGCCGAAATCTCACGATGGTCGGAAACGGCCCAACGCTCCGTTCGAAGGACGTATTCGATCGCCTAATCGACACCGCTGAATCATATCGAGAGTAA
- a CDS encoding transcription initiation factor IIB family protein, producing MHANTRTSTQASPATRQDSPSGSTTRTEQSPHTCSSCGAAVQHVDGRETVCPDCHVVLTDEPLSHKPRPHYGEDDRKQSGGRTTYQWADRGLGVGLSAEDTWSLSTTHRRLTRDKGWLNHRTPDECRLDYALGEIQRMGAAFELPEPELEEAARLYRIARAAGSVEGRSVEGFVTACLLAAIRQSPRPIPVSELELRSVTRADEEQIRVARGALSVELNIEIPPIRPEAFLPKAASELSIPGHVEQEARRILEAYANGDGAFRGHSPRTLAAASVHAAYEVVNWEQRPTLESLSNVFGTSESTISEKKGMLLESIDVDE from the coding sequence ATGCACGCCAACACGCGTACTTCGACCCAGGCATCGCCAGCAACTCGCCAGGATTCTCCGTCGGGGAGTACTACCCGTACAGAACAATCACCACACACATGTTCATCCTGTGGTGCAGCGGTCCAACACGTAGACGGTCGCGAGACCGTCTGCCCGGATTGTCACGTCGTACTGACTGACGAACCGCTATCGCACAAACCACGTCCGCACTATGGGGAAGACGACCGAAAGCAATCCGGCGGCCGTACTACCTACCAGTGGGCCGACCGTGGACTCGGTGTCGGCCTGTCCGCCGAGGACACATGGTCGCTCTCTACAACGCATCGCCGCCTGACACGGGACAAGGGATGGCTGAACCACCGGACACCTGACGAGTGCCGACTGGACTACGCTCTGGGTGAAATTCAGCGGATGGGTGCCGCGTTCGAACTCCCCGAACCAGAACTAGAGGAGGCAGCACGCCTGTATCGAATCGCCAGAGCGGCGGGAAGCGTCGAAGGCCGGTCGGTCGAAGGCTTCGTGACAGCGTGTCTACTCGCTGCGATTCGCCAGAGTCCTCGACCGATTCCCGTCTCAGAACTGGAGCTGCGAAGTGTTACCCGTGCCGACGAGGAGCAGATTCGCGTCGCAAGAGGTGCTCTGTCTGTGGAACTAAACATCGAGATTCCGCCCATCAGACCGGAAGCCTTCCTGCCAAAGGCTGCATCGGAGCTCTCGATTCCCGGGCACGTTGAGCAAGAAGCACGGCGAATACTCGAAGCGTACGCGAACGGCGATGGGGCGTTTCGAGGTCACTCTCCAAGGACCCTCGCAGCGGCATCGGTCCATGCTGCATACGAGGTCGTCAACTGGGAGCAGCGGCCGACGCTAGAGTCGCTGTCGAATGTCTTTGGGACGAGTGAAAGTACTATCAGCGAAAAGAAAGGTATGCTGTTGGAGAGCATAGATGTTGATGAGTGA